The following are encoded together in the Drosophila biarmipes strain raj3 chromosome 3L, RU_DBia_V1.1, whole genome shotgun sequence genome:
- the LOC108035499 gene encoding uncharacterized protein LOC108035499 isoform X1, with amino-acid sequence MAEKRLLLERSDTSETEELEVQMTRRGTVHHRSWSPIPVSRKSVVGLLVSFLFCYFLIGRPEWANVLDLDVLHSDNYVTVQHQSTLMDVDPDTETESIPFVPKGFLVYSNSCRIMEVDPYKNEVMRHFKRIKYKACQKLPPLTQVRFQEETQKYLLSIDGAAFSRYRVGSQLHCCYMEVQRVDEMKVKYTKCQSFKGSTELPNSAEGIIVKCDSGGHQLYINGHATIPVKEAVQQRLQKAAEGDVREREADKAQPRPPSVLMLGIDSISRVNLIRAMPKTAQYLYDNGWFELAGYNKVDDNTFPNIMAVATGYNLPNAMHACSPFAVGGLDKCNFIWKLYQQRGYVTAYAEDAVKINTFNYLKKGFKNPPADYYLRPYLSAAESQLDHTTVNGLVHCLGYETAAEHVYDYGLEFTKRFLNETYFGFFWTNTHSHSDISQTSSMDDYMTEYLRKLVRQGTMDNTVVVFFSDHGMRFGPTRATWSGHLEERLPAIFIWLPHHLRRSHPEFVRGLQLNRNRLTTPYDLHLTMKHILSISGRVDMESLGPAPDCPQCQSLLRPVSPLRSCSDVGIADHWCTCWEYDSISTSSKEARMLGKRVVSYLNSYVAEFRNGTFAKLCAPLSLHSIKSAFRAHQNALDPEEVHTYRLIFVTSPNKAQYEATLRHNHTDDSVKVTGSVSRLNVYSGEADCMNDFAAKKYCYCRKKKG; translated from the exons ATGGCAGAGAAACGCCTGCTGCTGGAGCGCTCCGACACCTCAGAGACGGAGGAGCTGGAAGTACAAATGACCCGAAGGGGGACCGTCCACCACCGATCCTGGTCACCGATCCCGGTGAGCAGGAAGTCGGTGGTCGGGCTGCTGGTGTCCTTCCTGTTCTGCTACTTCCTGATCGGCAGACCCGAGTGGGCCAACGTCCTGGACCTGGACGTCCTGCACTCGGACAACTATGTGACGGTCCAGCATCAGTCCACCTTGATGGATG TTGATCCTGACACAGAAACTGAGAGTATTCCATTTGTGCCGAAAGGCTTTCTGGTGTATAGCAACTCCTGCCGCATCATGGAGGTCGATCCCTACAAGAACGAGGTGATGCGCCACTTCAAGCGCATCAAGTACAAGGCCTGCCAGAAGCTGCCGCCCCTGACGCAGGTCAGATTCCAGGAGGAGACCCAGAAGTACCTCCTCAGCATCGATGGAGCCGCCTTCAGTCGCTACCGAGTGGGCAGCCAGCTGCACTGCTGCTACATGGAGGTGCAGCGGGTGGACGAGATGAAGGTCAAGTACACCAAGTGTCAGTCCTTCAAGGGCAGCACCGAGCTGCCCAACTCCGCCGAGGGCATCATTGTCAAGTGCGATTCCGGTGGCCACCAGCTGTACATCAATGGCCATGCCACCATTCCCGTCAAGGAGGCAGTGCAGCAGAGACTGCAAAAGGCGGCAGAGGGCGATGTGAGGGAACGGGAAGCGGATAAGGCCCAGCCGCGACCCCCAAGTGTCTTAATGCTAGGCATCGATAGCATCTCCCGGGTGAATCTTATCAGGGCCATGCCCAAAACAGCCCAGTATCTCTACGACAACGGGTGGTTCGAGCTGGCGGGCTATAACAAG GTGGACGACAACACATTCCCGAACATCATGGCAGTGGCCACCGGCTATAACCTGCCCAATGCCATGCACGCGTGCTCCCCCTTCGCGGTTGGTGGCCTGGACAAGTGCAACTTCATCTGGAAGCTGTACCAGCAGAGGGGCTATGTGACCGCCTACGCGGAGGATGCCGTGAAGATCAACACGTTCAACTACCTGAAGAAGGGCTTCAAGAATCCGCCCGCGGACTACTATCTGAGGCCATATCTCTCGGCCGCCGAGTCGCAGCTGGATCACACCACAGTCAATGGCCTGGTCCATTGCCTGGGCTACGAAACGGCGGCGGAGCACGTGTACGACTATGGGTTGGAGTTCACCAAGCGGTTCCTTAACGAGACCTACTTTGGCTTCTTTTGGACGAACACGCACAGCCACAGTGATATCTCGCAGACGAGCAGCATGGACGACTACATGACGGAGTATCTGCGGAAGCTGGTGCGCCAGGGCACCATGGACAACACGGTGGTGGTGTTCTTCAGCGACCATGGCATGCGGTTCGGGCCCACGAGGGCCACCTGGTCGGGTCACTTGGAGGAGCGGCTGCCGGCCATCTTCATCTGGCTACCCCATCACCTGCGTCGCTCCCATCCGGAGTTCGTGCGTGGCCTCCAGTTGAACAGGAATCGTTTGACCACGCCCTACGACCTCCACCTCACCATGAAGCACATACTCTCCATATCCGGTCGTGTCGATATGGAGTCCCTGGGACCGGCTCCCGATTGCCCCCAGTGCCAGAGTTTACTGCGTCCTGTGTCCCCGCTGAGGAGTTGCTCCGACGTGGGCATTGCGGATCACTGGTGCACCTGCTGGGAGTACGACTCGATCTCGACCAGCTCCAAGGAAGCCCGTATGCTGGGCAAGCGTGTGGTCAGCTACCTCAACAGCTACGTGGCCGAGTTCCGGAACGGAACCTTCGCCAAGCTGTGTGCGCCCCTCTCGCTGCACAGCATCAAATCCGCCTTCCGGGCGCATCAGAATGCCCTGGATCCCGAGGAGGTGCACACCTATCGACTGATCTTCGTCACGTCGCCCAACAAGGCCCAGTATGAGGCCACCTTGCGACACAACCACACGGATGACTCCGTTAAGGTGACGGGCTCCGTGAGCCGGTTGAATGTCTATAGCGGAGAGGCGGACTGCATGAATGATTTCGCCGCGAAAAAGTATTGCTACTGCCGCAAAAAGAAGGGATAG
- the LOC108035499 gene encoding uncharacterized protein LOC108035499 isoform X2, translated as MAEKRLLLERSDTSETEELEVQMTRRGTVHHRSWSPIPVSRKSVVGLLVSFLFCYFLIGRPEWANVLDLDVLHSDNYVTVQHQSTLMDGFLVYSNSCRIMEVDPYKNEVMRHFKRIKYKACQKLPPLTQVRFQEETQKYLLSIDGAAFSRYRVGSQLHCCYMEVQRVDEMKVKYTKCQSFKGSTELPNSAEGIIVKCDSGGHQLYINGHATIPVKEAVQQRLQKAAEGDVREREADKAQPRPPSVLMLGIDSISRVNLIRAMPKTAQYLYDNGWFELAGYNKVDDNTFPNIMAVATGYNLPNAMHACSPFAVGGLDKCNFIWKLYQQRGYVTAYAEDAVKINTFNYLKKGFKNPPADYYLRPYLSAAESQLDHTTVNGLVHCLGYETAAEHVYDYGLEFTKRFLNETYFGFFWTNTHSHSDISQTSSMDDYMTEYLRKLVRQGTMDNTVVVFFSDHGMRFGPTRATWSGHLEERLPAIFIWLPHHLRRSHPEFVRGLQLNRNRLTTPYDLHLTMKHILSISGRVDMESLGPAPDCPQCQSLLRPVSPLRSCSDVGIADHWCTCWEYDSISTSSKEARMLGKRVVSYLNSYVAEFRNGTFAKLCAPLSLHSIKSAFRAHQNALDPEEVHTYRLIFVTSPNKAQYEATLRHNHTDDSVKVTGSVSRLNVYSGEADCMNDFAAKKYCYCRKKKG; from the exons ATGGCAGAGAAACGCCTGCTGCTGGAGCGCTCCGACACCTCAGAGACGGAGGAGCTGGAAGTACAAATGACCCGAAGGGGGACCGTCCACCACCGATCCTGGTCACCGATCCCGGTGAGCAGGAAGTCGGTGGTCGGGCTGCTGGTGTCCTTCCTGTTCTGCTACTTCCTGATCGGCAGACCCGAGTGGGCCAACGTCCTGGACCTGGACGTCCTGCACTCGGACAACTATGTGACGGTCCAGCATCAGTCCACCTTGATGGATG GCTTTCTGGTGTATAGCAACTCCTGCCGCATCATGGAGGTCGATCCCTACAAGAACGAGGTGATGCGCCACTTCAAGCGCATCAAGTACAAGGCCTGCCAGAAGCTGCCGCCCCTGACGCAGGTCAGATTCCAGGAGGAGACCCAGAAGTACCTCCTCAGCATCGATGGAGCCGCCTTCAGTCGCTACCGAGTGGGCAGCCAGCTGCACTGCTGCTACATGGAGGTGCAGCGGGTGGACGAGATGAAGGTCAAGTACACCAAGTGTCAGTCCTTCAAGGGCAGCACCGAGCTGCCCAACTCCGCCGAGGGCATCATTGTCAAGTGCGATTCCGGTGGCCACCAGCTGTACATCAATGGCCATGCCACCATTCCCGTCAAGGAGGCAGTGCAGCAGAGACTGCAAAAGGCGGCAGAGGGCGATGTGAGGGAACGGGAAGCGGATAAGGCCCAGCCGCGACCCCCAAGTGTCTTAATGCTAGGCATCGATAGCATCTCCCGGGTGAATCTTATCAGGGCCATGCCCAAAACAGCCCAGTATCTCTACGACAACGGGTGGTTCGAGCTGGCGGGCTATAACAAG GTGGACGACAACACATTCCCGAACATCATGGCAGTGGCCACCGGCTATAACCTGCCCAATGCCATGCACGCGTGCTCCCCCTTCGCGGTTGGTGGCCTGGACAAGTGCAACTTCATCTGGAAGCTGTACCAGCAGAGGGGCTATGTGACCGCCTACGCGGAGGATGCCGTGAAGATCAACACGTTCAACTACCTGAAGAAGGGCTTCAAGAATCCGCCCGCGGACTACTATCTGAGGCCATATCTCTCGGCCGCCGAGTCGCAGCTGGATCACACCACAGTCAATGGCCTGGTCCATTGCCTGGGCTACGAAACGGCGGCGGAGCACGTGTACGACTATGGGTTGGAGTTCACCAAGCGGTTCCTTAACGAGACCTACTTTGGCTTCTTTTGGACGAACACGCACAGCCACAGTGATATCTCGCAGACGAGCAGCATGGACGACTACATGACGGAGTATCTGCGGAAGCTGGTGCGCCAGGGCACCATGGACAACACGGTGGTGGTGTTCTTCAGCGACCATGGCATGCGGTTCGGGCCCACGAGGGCCACCTGGTCGGGTCACTTGGAGGAGCGGCTGCCGGCCATCTTCATCTGGCTACCCCATCACCTGCGTCGCTCCCATCCGGAGTTCGTGCGTGGCCTCCAGTTGAACAGGAATCGTTTGACCACGCCCTACGACCTCCACCTCACCATGAAGCACATACTCTCCATATCCGGTCGTGTCGATATGGAGTCCCTGGGACCGGCTCCCGATTGCCCCCAGTGCCAGAGTTTACTGCGTCCTGTGTCCCCGCTGAGGAGTTGCTCCGACGTGGGCATTGCGGATCACTGGTGCACCTGCTGGGAGTACGACTCGATCTCGACCAGCTCCAAGGAAGCCCGTATGCTGGGCAAGCGTGTGGTCAGCTACCTCAACAGCTACGTGGCCGAGTTCCGGAACGGAACCTTCGCCAAGCTGTGTGCGCCCCTCTCGCTGCACAGCATCAAATCCGCCTTCCGGGCGCATCAGAATGCCCTGGATCCCGAGGAGGTGCACACCTATCGACTGATCTTCGTCACGTCGCCCAACAAGGCCCAGTATGAGGCCACCTTGCGACACAACCACACGGATGACTCCGTTAAGGTGACGGGCTCCGTGAGCCGGTTGAATGTCTATAGCGGAGAGGCGGACTGCATGAATGATTTCGCCGCGAAAAAGTATTGCTACTGCCGCAAAAAGAAGGGATAG
- the LOC108035478 gene encoding uncharacterized protein LOC108035478 has translation MSGPASEVTSTPGDGADNLVLCMVCAAPFRSMQDCLAHELLKHASKPQKQLRQRLNAITKLFTSEQTQSERNELREALDKSEPGGHLHTVLHFYASDLRKMELCFGHVRNCIEKEMRGKVRVFPFGSLVTGLALKESDIDLYIQSCGEQPPMQLYNKVSYFLRRSKCFADIFTIRHARVPIIRCKHQLTGLNIDINMSNPNSTYNSQFVRDLMFRDERLRELSLFLKIWAKKLKLIGHGCMSSYCLITLIVVSLQAHRLLPSVKHLQSLCPPINIGGVNYAYSLDLTPPIPARMTTLGLIKNFFVYYSTVNFEKSLLSPFLGSCLDKESTLGTPGGFPEYDEQLRLMHEAVGEPPEAFQLDRVMCVQDPFELQHNVAKSVSPSNLFYLRQCLVLAAQGCNDPELTSQPAKLYDYLLFGLPDKLVSERLVADKKSERATPRKQQKVEIVQPQLPVVEAEDTKLETSAVYNAPPIVRSHVITPTTNDLKCLRSGVLSCHKTEEIRTIYYYWLACYVDTIKDVLTQLYALNIELKESEEPCYYKWLISISYDTWTGRSFQRGAGQSFFAHQLQQTIEFAKTRMGNPQYAVNLRGYFSVLASEDYKELRLDVQPLAGDLLGLQRNSPLTKLFKAFKNLLGNYSFKEKASTWEFCSKSD, from the exons GTCACTTCTACGCCTGGGGATGGTGCCGACAATCTAGTGCTGTGCATGGTCTGCGCCGCGCCGTTCCGGAGTATGCAGGATTGCCTTGCCCACGAGCTGCTGAAGCATGCCAGCAAGCCGCAGAAGCAACTGCGCCAGCGATTGAACGCCATCACCAAGCTGTTCACCAGCGAACAAACCCAATCCGAGCGCAATGAGCTGCGGGAGGCTCTCGATAAGTCGGAGCCCGGTGGCCACTTGCACACGGTGTTGCATTTCTACGCTAGTGATCTGCGGAAGATGGAGCTCTGTTTTGGCCACGTGCGAAACTGCATAGAGAAGGAAATGCGGGGCAAGGTTAGGGTGTTTCCCTTCGGTTCATTGGTCACTGGTTTGGCACTGAAGG AAAGCGACATAGATCTGTATATACAGTCCTGCGGCGAGCAGCCTCCCATGCAGCTGTACAACAAGGTATCTTACTTCCTTCGACGCTCCAAATGCTTCGCGGATATCTTCACCATTCGTCATGCCCGTGTGCCCATTATACGCTGCAAACACCAGCTCACAGGGCTCAATATAGACATCAATATGTCCAATCCGAATAGTACTTATAACTCCCAGTTCGTGCGCGATCTAATGTTCCGCGATGAGCGACTTCGTGAGCTCAGCCTCTTTCTGAAGATCTGGGCCAAGAAGCTCAAGCTCATTGGACATGGTTGCATGTCGAGCTATTGCCTGATTACCTTGATCGTCGTGAGCTTGCAAGCGCATCGACTGCTTCCATCCGTAAAGCATCTGCAATCTCTCTGTCCACCTATTAATATAGGTGGCGTCAACTACGCCTACAGTTTGGACCTGACTCCCCCGATTCCAGCACGAATGACCACCTTGGGACTAATCAAAAATTTCTTCGTGTACTACAGCACTGTAAACTTTGAGAAGAGTTTGTTGAGCCCCTTTTTGGGCAGCTGCCTGGACAAGGAGTCCACACTGGGCACACCGGGTGGATTTCCCGAGTACGACGAGCAGCTGCGGCTAATGCATGAAGCAGTGGGAGAGCCGCCGGAAGCTTTTCAACTCGATCGTGTCATGTGCGTGCAGGATCCCTTCGAATTGCAGCACAACGTGGCCAAGTCAGTCTCACCATCGAATCTCTTTTACCTCAGACAATGTCTTGTCCTGGCAGCTCAGGGTTGCAACGACCCGGAACTTACTTCGCAGCCTGCTAAGCTATATGACTATCTATTATTCGGCCTACCGGATAAGTTAGTATCTGAGCGGCTAGTGGCGGATAAAAAATCGGAGAGGGCCACTCCGCGAAAGCAACAAAAAGTGGAAATTGTCCAGCCGCAACTGCCCGTCGTTGAAGCGGAGGACACCAAATTGGAAACCAGCGCGGTATATAATGCCCCGCCAATTGTGCGATCGCACGTGATCACCCCCACGACAAATGATCTCAAATGCTTGCGGTCCGGCGTCCTGAGCTGCCATAAAACGGAGGAAATCCGAACGATATACTACTACTGGTTGGCCTGCTATGTGGACACCATCAAGGATGTGCTGACACAGCTTTATGCTCTGAATATCGAACTAAAGGAATCGGAGGAGCCGTGCTACTACAAGTGGCTCATCAGCATCTCCTACGACACTTGGACAGGACGCTCCTTCCAGCGGGGCGCCGGCCAGTCTTTCTTTGCCCACCAGTTGCAGCAGACCATAGAGTTTGCGAAGACCAGGATGGGAAATCCGCAATATGCGGTCAATTTGCGAGGCTATTTCTCAGTGCTGGCCAGTGAGGATTACAAGGAGCTGCGCCTGGATGTGCAGCCACTAGCTGGAGACCTCCTCGGACTGCAGCGCAATAGTCCGCTGACCAAGCTTTTCAAGGCGTTCAAGAATCTGCTGGGCAACTATAGCTTTAAGGAGAAGGCCAGCACCTGGGAGTTTTGCTCTAAATCAGACTAA